A window from Lampris incognitus isolate fLamInc1 chromosome 5, fLamInc1.hap2, whole genome shotgun sequence encodes these proteins:
- the LOC130112494 gene encoding lysozyme g-like: protein MWTHESPLFPTPPPEILAHHLVSEYGNVSNVDTTGASSVTATADGRSSRGVAASREMAASDLPHINNYKDKIVSAARRNGVEPSVVAGIISRETRGGRGAGLHNGWGDNGNGFGLMQVDKRWHNPTGGWDSEEHINQGIKVFKDSYNEVGRGSDWNKDQRLKGALAAYNAGAGRVSSSYNDVDAQTTGGDYANDVVARAQYFKQHGYN from the exons ATGTGGACCCATGAATCTCCACTGTTTCCAACGCCTCCTCCGGAAATCCTTGCTCACCACCTGGTTTCAG AGTACGGAAACGTAAGCAACGTTGACACAACTGGTGCGTCGTCGGTGACGGCAACGGCTGACGGAAGAAGTTCCCGTG GAGTTGCAGCATCTCGTGAAATGGCTGCGAGTGATCTGCCTCACATAAACAACTACAAAGATAAGATTGTGAGTGCTGCTAGAAGGAATGGAGTGGAGCCCTCTGTGGTGGCTGGCATCATCTCCAGAGAAACCCGTGGAGGTCGAGGGGCAGGACTGCATAACGGCTGGGGGGACAATGGAAATGGCTTTGGACTCATGCAG GTTGACAAGCGCTGGCACAACCCCACTGGTGgatgggacagtgaggaacataTCAACCAAGGCATTAAGGTTTTTAAAGACTCCTACAACGAAGTTGGGAGAGGTTCTGACTGGAACAAAGATCAGAGACTTAAAG GTGCCTTGGCGGCCTACAACGCGGGGGCTGGGCGCGTTTCCTCCTCGTATAACGACGTGGACGCTCAAACCACCGGAGGAGATTACGCCAATGATGTCGTAGCCAGGGCCCAGTACTTCAAACAGCATGGGTACAACTAA
- the LOC130112833 gene encoding lysozyme g-like isoform X2, which yields MEYGNVSNVDTTGASSVTATADGRSSRGVAASHEMAASDLPHINNYKDKIVSAARRNGVEPSVVAGIISRETRGGRGAGLHNGWGDNGNAFGLMQVDKRWHNPTGGWDSEEHINQGIKVFKDSYNEVGRGSDWNKDQRLKGALAAYNAGAGRVSSSYNDVDAQTTGGDYANDVVARAQYFKQHGYN from the exons AGTACGGAAACGTAAGCAACGTTGACACAACTGGTGCGTCGTCGGTGACGGCAACGGCTGACGGAAGAAGTTCCCGTG GAGTTGCAGCATCTCATGAAATGGCTGCGAGTGATCTGCCTCACATAAACAACTACAAAGATAAGATTGTGAGTGCTGCTAGAAGGAATGGAGTGGAGCCCTCTGTGGTGGCTGGCATCATCTCCAGAGAAACCCGTGGAGGTCGAGGGGCAGGACTGCATAACGGCTGGGGGGACAATGGAAATGCCTTTGGACTCATGCAG GTTGACAAGCGCTGGCACAACCCCACTGGTGgatgggacagtgaggaacataTCAACCAAGGCATTAAGGTTTTTAAAGACTCCTACAACGAAGTTGGGAGAGGTTCTGACTGGAACAAAGATCAGAGACTTAAAG GTGCCTTGGCGGCCTACAACGCGGGGGCTGGGCGCGTTTCCTCCTCGTATAACGACGTGGACGCTCAAACCACCGGAGGAGATTACGCCAATGATGTCGTAGCCAGGGCCCAGTACTTCAAACAGCATGGGTACAACTAA